The following proteins come from a genomic window of Lolium rigidum isolate FL_2022 chromosome 5, APGP_CSIRO_Lrig_0.1, whole genome shotgun sequence:
- the LOC124652817 gene encoding T-complex protein 1 subunit eta, protein MSSMMQPQIILLKEGTDTSQGRGQMLSNISACTAVADTVRTTLGPRGMDKLIHDDKGTTISNDGATIMRLLDIIHPAAKVLVDIAKSQDSEVGDGTTTVVLLASEFMKEAKPYVEDGVHPHSLIRSYRIAGNMAIQRVKELAVSIEGKSLEEKKSLLAKCAATTLSSKLIGGEKEFFASMVVDAVLAIGHDDRLNLIGIKKVPGGTMRDSFLVNGVAFKKTFSYAGFEQQPKKFLNPKILLLNIELELKSEKENAEIRLSDPLQYQSIVDAEWNIIYDKLDKCVQSGAKIVLSRLAIGDLATQYFADRDIFCAGRVTEEDLQRVSSASGGTVQTSVNNVIDEVLGTCEVFEEKQVGNERFNIFSGCPSGQTATIVLRGGADQFIEEAERSLHDAIMIVRRAVKNSTVVPGGGAIDMEISKYLRQHARTIAGKSQFFVNSFAKALEVIPRQLCDNAGFDATDVLNKLRQKHASGDGANYGVDINTGGIADSFANFVWEPAVVKINAINAATEAACLILSVDETVKNPKSESAQGDAAAMGGRGGGGMRGRGGRGMRRR, encoded by the exons ATGTCGTCGATGATG CAACCGCAGATCATCCTCCTCAAGGAGGGCACGGACACCTCGCAGGGCCGCGGCCAGATGCTCAGCAACATCAGCGCCTGCACGGCGGTCGCGGACACGGTGCGCACCACGCTCGGCCCCCGCGGCATGGACAAGCTCATCCACGACGACAAGGGCACCACCATCTCCAACGACGGCGCCACCATCATGCGCCTCCTCGACATCATTCACCCCGCCGCCAAGGTCCTCGTCGACATCGCAAAGTCGCAGGACTCCGAG gTTGGCGATGGGACAACTACTGTGGTGCTTCTTGCTTCGGAATTCATGAAGGAAGCAAAACCTTATGTTGAGGATGGAGTGCACCCGCATAGTCTAATCCGTAGTTATAGGATTGCCGGCAACATG GCGATCCAAAGGGTCAAGGAACTGGCAGTCAGCATAGAGGGGAAAAGCCTGGAAGAGAAGAAATCGTTGTTAGCCAAGTGTGCTGCCACAACACTCTCGTCTAAACTGATAGGCGGGGAGAAAGAATTCTTCGCTTCTATGGTAGTGGATGCTGTCCTTGCCATCGGACATGATGATAGGCTTAACCTTATTGGAATTAAGAAG GTTCCTGGAGGTACCATGAGAGATTCCTTCCTTGTCAATGGTGTTGCTTTCAAGAAGACATTTTCGTATGCTGGATTTGAGCAGCAACCAAAGAAATTCCTGAATCCAAAGATTCTGTTGTTGAACATTGAGCTAGAATTGAAGTCTGAGAAAGAAAATGCAGAGATCAG ATTGTCAGACCCTCTCCAGTACCAATCAATTGTTGATGCTGAATGGAACATTATTTACGACAAGTTGGACAAGTGTGTTCAGAGTGGGGCAAAAATAGTTCTGTCGCGGCTAGCTATTGGTGATCTTGCAACACAG TATTTTGCAGACCGAGACATTTTCTGCGCTGGTCGTGTCACAGAAGAGGATTTGCAACGCGTAAGCTCTGCTTCAGGCGGAACTGTTCAGACCTCTGTTAacaatgtcattgatgag GTCCTTGGCACATGTGAGGTTTTTGAGGAAAAACAAGTAGGCAATGAAAGGTTCAACATATTTAGTGGCTGCCCATCTGGTCAGACTGCAACTATTGTTCTACGTGGTGGAGCTGACCAG TTCATAGAGGAAGCTGAACGAAGTCTTCATGATGCCATCATGATTGTGAGGAGAGCTGTTAAGAATTCCACAGTTGTGCCTGGTGGTGGTGCCATTGAT ATGGAGATAAGCAAGTATCTCCGACAGCATGCACGGACAATAGCTGGAAAGTCTCAGTTTTTTGTGAATTCATTTGCTAAAGCTCTCGAG GTTATTCCGAGGCAACTTTGTGATAATGCTGGATTTGACGCAACTGATGTCCTCAATAAGCTTAGGCAGAAGCATGCATCTG GTGATGGTGCTAATTATGGTGTTGATATCAACACTGGTGGAATTGCGGATTCTTTCGCTAATTTTGTGTGGGAACCTGCTGTTGTTAAG atTAATGCGATTAATGCTGCGACGGAAGCTGCCTGCCTTATTCTGAGTGTTGACGAAACAGTGAAAAACCCAAAG TCGGAGAGCGCACAAGGTGATGCTGCTGCGATGGgcgggcgtggtggtggtggaatgcgAGGACGAGGTGGTAGGGGCATGCGCAGGCGGTGA